In Wolbachia endosymbiont (group B) of Germaria angustata, the following are encoded in one genomic region:
- a CDS encoding PstA family ABC transporter permease has product MSIKKNFLKLLQSKRVHARVKRKNKKNRALRFCSFTALVISLGCPVCILLSILVNSYSALTVTKILLPVEINADLILTNNPGDLRYKSIGLLNNSLRKVFEGTDFKDGDEILSRNSYKELEKFFRKRVKNSGEYEIWFTASSIINSINKDKHLNDRYAKLLDWLKEKGRVKKFFNKSLFLKSDSREPENAGILGAFIGSLMTIIVCLALALPIGIMSGICLYEFMPRNRLITSIVEISMNNLAAVPSIIFGVVGLTLYLGIFGLPRSSPLVGGMTLSFMMLPNIIIATKNAFTNVPIAIKDAAFALGAPHIKVILDHSLPIALPRIIHGAVLAIARILGESSPLLMIGMVAFIADTPTSFFDPATVLPVQIYIWSSSPEIAFIELAAIAIIALLLMLFALNLIANFVKRKFEFFDS; this is encoded by the coding sequence ATGAGTATAAAGAAAAACTTTCTTAAGTTACTTCAATCTAAGCGCGTACATGCTCGTGTAAAAAGAAAAAATAAAAAGAACAGAGCGTTACGCTTTTGTTCTTTCACGGCACTAGTTATCTCACTTGGCTGTCCTGTGTGTATATTGTTGAGTATATTAGTTAACTCTTACAGTGCTTTAACAGTAACGAAAATTTTATTGCCAGTTGAAATAAATGCTGATCTTATTTTAACTAATAATCCTGGTGATTTACGATATAAGTCCATTGGCTTACTCAACAATTCTTTACGTAAGGTGTTTGAAGGAACTGATTTTAAAGACGGTGACGAAATTTTAAGTCGTAATTCTTACAAAGAACTAGAGAAATTTTTTCGTAAGAGAGTAAAAAATAGTGGTGAATATGAGATCTGGTTTACCGCGTCAAGTATAATTAATTCAATAAATAAAGATAAACATTTGAATGATCGTTATGCTAAATTACTTGATTGGCTAAAAGAAAAGGGGAGAGTGAAAAAATTTTTTAATAAGTCTTTATTCCTTAAATCTGACTCTCGTGAACCTGAGAATGCAGGGATTTTAGGGGCATTTATCGGTTCATTAATGACAATTATAGTATGCTTAGCGTTGGCATTGCCAATAGGAATTATGTCAGGTATCTGTCTTTATGAATTTATGCCTAGAAATAGGCTAATAACCAGTATTGTAGAAATTAGCATGAATAACCTTGCTGCAGTGCCTTCAATAATATTTGGTGTGGTAGGACTGACTCTTTACTTGGGCATATTTGGGCTACCCCGTTCTTCACCGCTTGTTGGCGGGATGACTCTTTCATTTATGATGCTGCCTAATATTATTATTGCAACAAAAAATGCCTTTACAAACGTTCCTATTGCAATAAAAGATGCAGCGTTTGCGCTCGGTGCACCTCACATCAAGGTAATATTGGATCACTCTTTACCGATTGCGTTACCAAGGATAATACATGGTGCAGTGCTTGCAATTGCAAGGATTTTAGGCGAATCTTCCCCTTTACTTATGATAGGCATGGTAGCATTTATTGCTGATACACCTACATCCTTCTTCGATCCGGCAACTGTTTTACCTGTACAAATATACATATGGTCAAGTAGTCCTGAAATTGCATTTATTGAGCTTGCTGCCATTGCAATTATAGCTTTATTGTTAATGCTATTTGCTTTGAATTTAATAGCAAATTTTGTAAAAAGAAAGTTTGAGTTTTTTGATTCATGA
- the purC gene encoding phosphoribosylaminoimidazolesuccinocarboxamide synthase has product MPLNKTIYKGKAKVIIETEDSSTVIQYFKDDVTAFNKEKYEIIEGKGIINNHVSAFIMEKLEEAGISTHFIKALNEREQLVKKLKIIPLEVVVRNIAAGSFCKRFNIKEGEALTSPIIEFFYKNDDLADPMVNENHILYFGWLSHKEMEEVKTTTLKINKILVDLFSNANIYLVDLKLEFGKLINNSTKIILADEISPDNCRLWDKNTHKKLDKDVFRLNLGNLKEAYSEVAKRLSVKLD; this is encoded by the coding sequence ATGCCACTGAATAAAACTATATACAAAGGTAAAGCCAAAGTCATTATTGAAACTGAAGACTCATCAACTGTTATACAGTACTTTAAAGATGATGTTACAGCATTCAATAAGGAAAAATATGAAATTATTGAGGGCAAAGGAATAATTAATAATCATGTTAGTGCTTTTATCATGGAAAAGCTTGAAGAAGCAGGAATTAGCACGCACTTTATAAAAGCTCTAAACGAAAGAGAACAGCTAGTCAAAAAGCTCAAGATAATACCTCTTGAGGTAGTGGTTAGAAATATTGCAGCTGGCAGCTTTTGCAAACGTTTTAATATCAAAGAAGGTGAGGCACTTACATCTCCTATAATCGAGTTTTTTTACAAAAATGATGACCTAGCCGACCCAATGGTGAATGAAAATCACATACTATATTTTGGTTGGTTATCCCATAAAGAAATGGAAGAAGTTAAAACTACAACTTTAAAGATCAACAAAATCTTAGTCGACCTATTTTCAAATGCAAATATATATTTAGTTGATCTCAAGTTAGAATTTGGCAAATTGATAAACAACAGCACTAAAATCATTTTAGCCGATGAAATCAGCCCTGATAATTGTAGGCTATGGGATAAAAATACTCATAAAAAGCTAGACAAAGATGTTTTCCGTTTAAATCTAGGAAACTTAAAGGAAGCATACTCAGAAGTTGCAAAAAGACTGTCGGTAAAGTTAGACTAA
- a CDS encoding histidine phosphotransferase family protein, whose product MNKNIMLITECLSGRILHDFASSMQGIVGGLEELEENNSNMLKKITSLLEESSNDLIYKYKVMKQAYSRSSDNSSFDKTKSNIENYLLKKKVKLKWKISECPTEDLIERINKIISNMVITIVSAVAQIELVSILLAKTEDKTLLTIKVENEHRSISTSLVSKLTKKNDIPLDTKNISIYMTSLLLEHYNTKINCICESNSLNIGLTIT is encoded by the coding sequence ATGAATAAAAACATAATGTTAATAACAGAGTGCCTATCAGGACGAATTCTTCATGATTTTGCTAGTTCTATGCAAGGAATAGTGGGTGGATTGGAAGAGCTTGAAGAAAACAATTCTAATATGCTAAAAAAAATAACATCACTACTTGAAGAAAGCTCTAATGATTTAATATATAAATATAAAGTTATGAAGCAAGCGTATTCTCGTTCATCAGATAATAGCAGCTTTGATAAGACTAAATCCAATATAGAAAATTATTTATTAAAAAAAAAAGTAAAGCTTAAGTGGAAGATAAGTGAATGCCCTACAGAAGACTTAATTGAAAGAATAAATAAGATAATCTCCAATATGGTGATAACTATAGTCAGTGCAGTGGCACAAATTGAATTAGTGTCTATTTTGCTGGCTAAAACAGAAGATAAAACACTACTAACTATAAAAGTAGAAAATGAACATAGATCAATAAGCACATCATTAGTAAGCAAGTTAACAAAAAAAAATGATATTCCTTTGGACACAAAAAACATTAGTATCTATATGACTTCTTTACTGTTAGAGCATTATAACACTAAAATCAATTGTATTTGCGAAAGTAATTCGCTGAATATAGGCTTAACTATAACTTGA
- the rplS gene encoding 50S ribosomal protein L19 has protein sequence MTNLLEKFNEQQIQRLAKEMPVFCPGDDLKVTFKVVDSTGERIQIFEGVCISKRNRGLHSSFSVRKVSHGESIVSQFFVYSPALISVQVMRKGKVRRAKLYYLCKLFGKAARIKERTTYVKKKSK, from the coding sequence ATGACAAACTTGCTTGAAAAATTTAACGAACAACAAATACAAAGATTAGCCAAAGAGATGCCGGTTTTTTGTCCTGGCGATGATTTGAAGGTCACTTTTAAGGTAGTTGATAGTACGGGTGAGCGTATACAGATATTTGAGGGCGTATGTATATCAAAAAGAAATCGTGGATTACACTCTTCTTTTTCAGTTAGAAAGGTAAGTCATGGAGAAAGTATAGTATCACAATTTTTTGTTTACTCTCCTGCATTAATTTCAGTACAAGTGATGAGAAAGGGAAAGGTCCGTAGAGCAAAATTATATTATCTGTGCAAGCTATTTGGGAAAGCTGCAAGGATCAAAGAACGTACTACTTATGTTAAAAAAAAATCTAAGTAG
- the trmD gene encoding tRNA (guanosine(37)-N1)-methyltransferase TrmD, with product MAFNVTILTIFPEMFPGFLNYSLAGRALEKKIWNLEIVNIRSFAKDKHSTVDDVPYGGGAGMVMRPDVIGNAVDNVLSAHKNTRFIYMTPSGTKFNQRIAKELTEIPHVTILCGRFEGVDQRVIDVYTPYELSIGDYILSGGEPAAMVVLDACIRLLPGVVNNFDSVAEESFSYSGGMLEYPQYTRPEQWSRYKVPEVLLSGNHRKISDWRREQSYVRTKERRPELLNGDDK from the coding sequence ATGGCGTTCAATGTTACAATATTAACCATATTTCCAGAAATGTTCCCCGGATTTTTGAACTATTCTCTTGCTGGAAGAGCGTTGGAAAAAAAAATATGGAATCTTGAAATAGTAAATATTCGTTCTTTTGCTAAAGATAAACATTCAACTGTGGATGATGTTCCATATGGAGGTGGAGCAGGGATGGTTATGCGCCCAGATGTGATTGGTAATGCAGTTGATAATGTGCTTTCTGCTCATAAAAATACTAGATTTATTTATATGACTCCATCTGGTACAAAATTTAATCAGAGAATTGCAAAGGAGTTAACAGAAATTCCTCATGTAACAATATTGTGTGGTCGATTTGAAGGTGTTGACCAAAGAGTAATTGATGTGTATACTCCTTATGAGTTAAGTATTGGAGATTATATACTTTCGGGAGGTGAGCCAGCTGCGATGGTGGTTCTTGATGCATGTATTAGGCTTCTTCCAGGTGTAGTAAATAATTTCGATAGCGTTGCTGAAGAAAGTTTTAGTTATAGTGGTGGTATGCTTGAATATCCTCAATATACTAGGCCTGAGCAGTGGAGTAGGTACAAAGTTCCTGAGGTTCTGTTGTCTGGCAATCACAGAAAAATAAGTGATTGGAGAAGGGAACAGTCATACGTTAGAACAAAGGAACGTCGACCTGAATTGTTGAATGGAGATGATAAATGA
- the pdxH gene encoding pyridoxamine 5'-phosphate oxidase: MTLLPEKDPFDLFSKWYQEVLNFPCKESTAMTLATCSKDCIPSARVVLLKEYSKEGFVFFTNVNSRKGKELTENPKAALVFHWIEFSRQVRIEGEVRLLSGKKADEYFSSRARDSQISAWCSKQSRVLKNWQDFEQAIELKEKEFHNTQVSRPDFWVGFCVIPKVIEFWQEGEYRRHTRFRYTLVEKSNWKVEQLYP, translated from the coding sequence ATGACACTCTTACCTGAAAAAGATCCTTTTGATTTGTTTTCAAAGTGGTATCAAGAAGTACTTAATTTTCCGTGTAAAGAGTCAACTGCAATGACGCTAGCAACGTGTAGCAAAGACTGCATTCCATCTGCAAGAGTGGTATTACTAAAGGAATATAGTAAAGAAGGTTTTGTATTCTTTACTAACGTAAACAGTAGAAAAGGAAAAGAATTGACTGAGAACCCCAAAGCTGCACTCGTATTTCATTGGATAGAGTTTTCTAGACAAGTACGAATTGAAGGAGAAGTTAGGCTTCTAAGCGGCAAAAAGGCTGACGAATATTTCTCTTCTCGAGCACGCGATAGTCAAATTAGCGCGTGGTGCTCAAAACAATCAAGAGTTCTGAAAAATTGGCAAGATTTTGAGCAGGCTATAGAATTGAAAGAGAAAGAATTTCACAATACACAAGTTTCTCGTCCTGACTTTTGGGTGGGATTTTGCGTAATCCCAAAGGTAATTGAATTTTGGCAAGAAGGTGAATATAGGAGACACACTAGATTTAGATATACTCTTGTTGAGAAAAGCAATTGGAAAGTGGAACAATTATATCCCTAA
- a CDS encoding phosphoribosylformylglycinamidine synthase subunit PurQ, with protein MKIIVLSGYGLNCEKETAFAFMECSRKLGINNIEVKIVHINEVISNSDELKSSNILAIPGGFSYGDNTGAGNAFALRIKNNLLDEFQNFLSQDKLIIGICNGCQILVKLVPEFSNLALTSNDIGNYQCRWIRVRVNPQSNSVWLRGLSELYLPIAHGEGKFFMDQDTLNQLIENNSVALRYVDENGDYANLQFPYNPNGSIYDLAALSDKSGRVLALMPHPERGIFFTQQDNWPLEKEKCKRSGVAMPKYGDGMLIFENALKYFA; from the coding sequence ATGAAAATTATTGTTTTATCTGGTTATGGCTTGAATTGTGAAAAAGAAACTGCATTTGCATTTATGGAATGCAGCAGAAAGCTTGGTATTAATAATATTGAAGTAAAAATCGTTCACATTAATGAAGTTATAAGTAATTCAGATGAACTAAAATCAAGTAATATACTTGCAATTCCAGGAGGTTTTTCTTACGGTGATAACACTGGTGCTGGCAATGCATTTGCTTTGCGTATAAAAAACAACTTGTTAGACGAATTTCAAAATTTCTTATCTCAGGATAAGCTTATTATAGGGATATGTAATGGTTGCCAGATATTAGTAAAGTTAGTTCCAGAATTCTCTAATCTAGCTTTAACCTCTAATGATATAGGTAATTACCAATGTCGTTGGATTAGAGTGAGAGTTAATCCGCAGAGTAATTCTGTTTGGCTACGGGGCCTGAGTGAACTATATCTCCCTATTGCTCATGGGGAAGGCAAATTTTTTATGGATCAAGATACTTTGAATCAATTGATTGAAAATAATTCCGTTGCACTGCGTTACGTTGATGAAAATGGTGACTATGCAAATTTACAATTTCCTTACAATCCAAACGGATCTATATACGACCTGGCAGCTTTATCAGATAAAAGTGGAAGAGTACTAGCTTTAATGCCTCACCCAGAGAGAGGAATATTTTTTACTCAGCAGGACAACTGGCCTCTTGAAAAAGAAAAATGTAAACGTTCAGGAGTGGCTATGCCAAAATATGGTGATGGAATGCTCATATTTGAGAATGCACTAAAATATTTTGCGTAA
- the purM gene encoding phosphoribosylformylglycinamidine cyclo-ligase has product MNTYAKSGIDLKLYNELIKKVKPIIEKTKGEEVISEVGSFSALFDFSSLSKKYDHPVLVSSTDGVGTKLLIAQEVNKHDTIGIDLVAMCVNDLLAQGATPLFFLDYFATGVLNKNVLLSVIQGIAEGCKESKIALVGGETAEMPGMYGNNHYDLAGFVVGVVDRKQILPNCSIMKAGDCVVGLESNGIHSNGFSLVHHIFKSLGINYNDISPWNNKSWGEILLKPTKIYVDSLLPIMPKVKGIAHITGGGLIDNIPRILSGNLFVDININSWKWPDIFLWLKEEGKIEKREMLKTFNCGIGIVLIVDPDNMKDVESHFQKRGEKIEIIGKLDEACQPPLDRVVFS; this is encoded by the coding sequence ATGAATACTTATGCTAAATCTGGAATAGACCTTAAACTATATAATGAACTAATAAAAAAAGTTAAACCTATTATTGAAAAGACTAAAGGAGAAGAAGTAATTAGTGAAGTAGGATCATTTTCCGCATTGTTTGACTTTTCTTCGCTGAGTAAGAAATACGACCATCCAGTACTTGTTTCTTCAACTGATGGAGTAGGCACAAAACTATTAATAGCTCAAGAGGTGAATAAGCATGATACTATAGGTATAGACTTAGTTGCAATGTGTGTAAATGATTTACTTGCACAAGGAGCAACACCTTTATTTTTCCTTGATTACTTTGCAACAGGCGTTTTAAACAAAAACGTTTTATTGTCTGTAATCCAGGGCATTGCAGAAGGGTGCAAGGAATCTAAAATAGCATTAGTTGGTGGAGAAACTGCAGAAATGCCTGGAATGTATGGTAACAATCACTATGACCTTGCAGGGTTTGTGGTTGGTGTTGTTGATCGAAAGCAAATTCTTCCAAACTGTAGTATAATGAAAGCAGGTGACTGTGTAGTTGGTTTAGAATCAAATGGAATTCACTCAAATGGATTTTCTTTGGTGCACCATATTTTTAAAAGCTTAGGTATAAATTATAATGATATATCTCCATGGAATAATAAATCTTGGGGTGAAATATTACTGAAGCCAACAAAGATATATGTTGATTCTTTGTTGCCTATTATGCCAAAGGTAAAAGGCATTGCGCATATAACAGGTGGCGGGTTAATAGACAATATTCCAAGAATTCTCTCAGGAAATTTATTTGTAGACATAAATATTAATTCTTGGAAATGGCCAGATATATTTTTATGGCTGAAAGAAGAAGGCAAAATAGAAAAGAGAGAAATGTTAAAAACATTTAATTGCGGCATAGGTATAGTACTGATTGTAGATCCCGATAATATGAAGGATGTGGAAAGCCATTTCCAAAAGCGTGGAGAAAAAATTGAGATTATTGGAAAACTTGATGAAGCATGTCAGCCTCCACTTGATAGAGTAGTATTTAGTTAG
- a CDS encoding ribonuclease HII: MKYPDFTLENTLSGIIAGVDEVGRGPLAGPVISAAVIFTDRDTVIDGINDSKKLTPKCRQVLYEKITSVAKFGIGMASVEEIDSYNILQATKLSMKRALVNLDLELDYVLVDGNQPPEVKWQVKSIVNGDSLSISIAAASIVAKVTRDRLMEELHNKHPQYNWYKNKGYGTKEHLSAIGLHGITKHHRKNFAPIRIL; the protein is encoded by the coding sequence ATGAAATATCCAGATTTCACATTAGAAAATACATTATCAGGAATTATAGCAGGAGTAGATGAAGTTGGAAGAGGTCCGCTTGCCGGTCCAGTGATATCTGCAGCTGTAATATTTACTGATAGAGATACGGTTATTGATGGAATAAACGACTCAAAAAAGCTAACCCCTAAGTGTAGGCAAGTTCTATACGAAAAAATAACGTCTGTTGCAAAATTTGGTATAGGAATGGCAAGTGTAGAGGAGATAGACTCATACAATATCTTGCAAGCAACAAAGCTTTCAATGAAACGTGCGCTGGTAAATTTAGATTTAGAACTAGATTATGTGTTAGTTGATGGTAATCAACCACCTGAAGTAAAATGGCAAGTAAAATCTATAGTGAATGGTGATAGCTTAAGTATATCAATCGCAGCCGCTTCAATCGTTGCAAAAGTTACAAGAGATCGGCTTATGGAAGAATTGCATAATAAACATCCTCAATATAATTGGTATAAAAATAAAGGATATGGAACAAAAGAACACCTCAGCGCTATTGGCCTTCATGGAATTACGAAGCACCATAGAAAGAATTTTGCACCTATAAGAATACTATAG
- the virB9 gene encoding P-type conjugative transfer protein VirB9: MIRVLFVALLFFCGGYALAKQEPRPIAGDNHIKVMNYNPQAIHKYTGFYGYQSSILFEPGEVIESLSMGDATGWQLLPQGNRLFIKPIDDIADTNATIITNKRVYYFEFHAEEANGLDDPRLAYEVRFLYPLFNSDEIYSTSNGDILEQASYTTIPDISDIEVIKKGLNFNYSISHVKGSQSIIPIKVFDDGKFTYLQFNKINSDFPAVFMVDSAGYESLINFRTVDDYLIIERVSSVFTLRNGSSTVCLFNENIPFKKGK, encoded by the coding sequence ATGATTAGGGTACTCTTTGTTGCACTATTATTTTTTTGTGGTGGTTATGCACTTGCAAAACAGGAACCACGACCAATAGCTGGTGATAACCACATAAAGGTAATGAATTATAATCCACAGGCTATACATAAGTACACGGGCTTTTATGGTTATCAATCCAGCATATTGTTTGAGCCAGGGGAGGTAATAGAGAGTCTTTCAATGGGTGATGCAACCGGTTGGCAACTCCTTCCTCAAGGTAATAGATTATTTATTAAGCCTATAGATGATATTGCCGATACTAATGCAACTATAATTACCAATAAAAGAGTTTATTATTTCGAATTTCATGCTGAAGAAGCAAACGGGCTAGATGATCCAAGGTTAGCATATGAAGTAAGGTTTCTTTATCCACTGTTCAACAGTGATGAAATTTATTCAACGAGTAACGGTGATATTCTAGAGCAAGCTAGTTATACCACTATCCCTGATATAAGTGATATTGAGGTTATAAAGAAAGGCTTGAATTTTAACTATTCCATCTCGCACGTTAAAGGCAGTCAATCAATAATACCAATTAAGGTTTTTGATGACGGAAAATTTACATATCTACAATTTAATAAAATAAACTCTGATTTCCCGGCAGTTTTTATGGTTGATTCTGCAGGATATGAGTCCTTGATAAATTTTCGTACAGTTGATGACTACCTGATAATTGAAAGAGTAAGCTCGGTATTTACCTTAAGAAACGGATCAAGTACAGTCTGCCTGTTTAATGAAAACATACCTTTCAAAAAAGGTAAGTGA
- the mraY gene encoding phospho-N-acetylmuramoyl-pentapeptide-transferase: MISATKTFFISFIFGFILFPYFIKLLKKISKDGQPIRSYGPESHLITKKNIPPMGGIIILTSALLPILFWTQLTQEILFLVFITLFFALLGFIDDYLKLKTNHHRGLSAKTKILIQFVVTLVCMFILKLQSAEGFTKISLFREVAIDLGYLYLPFAAFVIVGSANAVNLTDGLDGLAATQAITSFAFLGLIAYITQADVNITFFCIAFIGAILSFLWFNTHPAKIFMGDVGSLSIGAALGLTSVLIKKEMLFAVIGIIFVIETLSVIIQVSYFKYTKFRYGAGRRIFLMTPIHHHFEKKGWSENTIVIKFWIISIVCSIFALTFLL, encoded by the coding sequence GTGATCTCAGCTACAAAGACGTTTTTTATCTCATTTATTTTTGGGTTTATTCTCTTTCCCTATTTTATAAAACTTCTAAAAAAGATAAGTAAAGATGGACAACCAATCAGATCATATGGACCAGAAAGTCATTTAATAACAAAAAAGAATATACCACCTATGGGTGGAATAATAATACTCACTTCTGCTTTATTACCAATCCTGTTTTGGACTCAATTAACACAAGAAATTTTATTTTTAGTATTTATAACCCTATTTTTTGCTCTACTTGGATTTATTGATGACTATTTAAAATTGAAAACAAATCACCACCGAGGTTTAAGTGCAAAAACCAAAATACTTATTCAGTTTGTCGTTACTCTGGTCTGTATGTTTATACTTAAGCTACAATCTGCTGAAGGTTTTACAAAAATTTCTCTATTTAGAGAAGTAGCAATCGACCTTGGCTATCTATATCTTCCGTTTGCTGCATTTGTTATTGTTGGCTCTGCCAATGCTGTGAATCTCACAGATGGTTTGGATGGCCTTGCTGCAACTCAAGCCATTACTTCCTTTGCTTTTTTGGGGCTAATTGCATACATAACTCAGGCAGATGTAAACATTACTTTCTTCTGCATTGCATTTATAGGAGCTATTTTAAGTTTCTTGTGGTTTAACACACATCCAGCAAAAATATTTATGGGTGATGTTGGAAGCCTATCAATCGGTGCAGCTTTAGGACTCACTAGTGTTCTAATTAAAAAAGAAATGCTTTTTGCCGTTATTGGAATAATCTTTGTAATAGAGACTTTATCTGTGATTATTCAGGTATCATATTTTAAATATACAAAATTTAGATATGGAGCAGGAAGAAGAATTTTCCTTATGACACCAATACATCATCACTTTGAAAAGAAAGGGTGGTCAGAAAATACAATAGTTATAAAATTTTGGATAATTTCTATCGTTTGTTCGATTTTTGCTTTAACTTTCTTATTATAG
- the mutM gene encoding bifunctional DNA-formamidopyrimidine glycosylase/DNA-(apurinic or apyrimidinic site) lyase produces MPELPEVEVISNFLFDKIKNKKISNVTVNNCNLRVPITKNIDDLLKGKVINDIKRRGKYIISNIDASMDVIIHLGMSGKLIYAEDNQAQNKHDHVIFLFSDNTSLIFNDPRRFGLVIVLNREQELNFFNNLGIEPLTDEFDGNYLQKLLKNRKANIKSVLMNNKLIVGVGNIYASESLFRARISPLRLAQDLTYIECEKLAIEIKNTLSDAIAAGGSTLKDYAQPSGSAGYFQNNFYVYGKVQKPCRICNNIITLIRQNGRSTYFCNACQN; encoded by the coding sequence ATGCCAGAGCTGCCAGAAGTGGAAGTAATCTCTAACTTCTTATTTGATAAAATCAAAAATAAGAAAATAAGCAATGTGACAGTCAATAATTGTAATTTGCGTGTACCAATAACAAAAAATATTGATGATTTGCTAAAGGGCAAAGTTATAAATGATATCAAGCGTAGAGGTAAATATATAATCTCGAATATAGATGCTAGTATGGATGTAATCATACACCTTGGCATGAGCGGAAAGCTTATATATGCTGAAGACAATCAAGCACAGAACAAACATGATCATGTGATATTCTTATTTTCTGACAACACTTCACTAATCTTTAATGACCCAAGAAGGTTTGGATTAGTGATTGTTTTAAACAGAGAGCAAGAACTAAATTTTTTTAATAACCTAGGAATAGAACCCCTCACAGATGAATTTGACGGAAATTATTTACAGAAGTTGCTAAAGAACAGAAAAGCAAATATCAAATCAGTATTAATGAATAATAAGCTAATAGTTGGCGTAGGTAACATATATGCTTCTGAGAGCTTATTTAGAGCTCGCATATCACCACTTAGGCTAGCACAAGATTTAACATATATAGAGTGCGAAAAACTTGCTATCGAAATAAAAAATACTCTGAGTGATGCAATTGCTGCTGGTGGTTCAACACTGAAAGATTATGCACAACCATCTGGATCTGCTGGATACTTTCAAAATAACTTTTACGTATATGGTAAAGTGCAAAAACCTTGCAGAATCTGCAACAATATCATAACACTTATACGACAAAATGGTCGTAGCACTTATTTTTGCAATGCATGTCAGAATTAA